The following are encoded in a window of Geobacter metallireducens GS-15 genomic DNA:
- the rd gene encoding rubredoxin, producing MQSWRCTICQYIYDPAAGDPENGIAPGTPFEDLPDSWVCPLCGAGKEMFEEV from the coding sequence ATGCAATCATGGAGATGCACCATCTGCCAGTACATTTACGACCCGGCAGCAGGGGACCCGGAAAACGGCATCGCCCCGGGAACTCCCTTTGAAGATCTGCCCGACAGCTGGGTCTGCCCCCTCTGCGGAGCGGGCAAGGAGATGTTCGAGGAAGTTTGA
- a CDS encoding pyridoxal-phosphate-dependent aminotransferase family protein, which yields MAKKLFIPGPVEVHPDILQAMATPMVGHRMAEYATLHGRVTTGLKKLLATEAKVFLSTSSAFGAMEGAVRNLVAGRCVNFCNGAFSDKWHDVTRRCGKEADAVKVEWGKPITAELVDEALATGKYDSLTLIHNETSTGVMSPLPEIAAVLRKYPDVVSIIDTVSSMSALPIPVDELGIDCCIFGVQKAFALPPGLAVFTASEKALARARTVEGRGYYFDFLEFEASDAKNNTPSTPCISLIYAMDKQLERMFAEGFEQRWARHRALADFVRGWVSDRGYGFFAEEAYRSMTLTCAVNSRGTDLASLKKMLGERGFAFDDGYGKIKGKTFRIPHMGDMQRSDLEEFLAVIDECLAVLG from the coding sequence ATGGCAAAGAAGCTTTTTATCCCCGGACCGGTTGAGGTCCATCCCGATATCCTTCAGGCAATGGCGACCCCCATGGTCGGCCACCGGATGGCGGAGTACGCAACTCTCCACGGCAGGGTGACGACGGGGCTCAAAAAGCTCCTCGCAACCGAGGCGAAGGTTTTTCTCTCGACTTCCAGCGCCTTCGGCGCCATGGAAGGGGCGGTGCGCAACCTGGTGGCAGGGCGCTGCGTCAATTTCTGCAACGGCGCTTTTTCCGACAAGTGGCACGATGTGACGCGTCGTTGCGGCAAAGAGGCCGATGCGGTCAAGGTGGAATGGGGAAAGCCGATTACCGCGGAACTGGTTGACGAGGCACTGGCCACGGGAAAATACGACAGCCTTACCCTTATCCACAACGAAACATCAACCGGCGTCATGTCCCCCCTGCCGGAGATCGCCGCGGTGCTTCGAAAGTACCCTGATGTGGTCTCCATCATCGACACCGTCTCTTCCATGAGCGCCCTCCCGATTCCGGTGGATGAACTCGGCATCGACTGCTGCATTTTCGGCGTCCAGAAGGCCTTCGCGCTTCCTCCCGGCCTTGCCGTTTTTACGGCGAGCGAAAAAGCGCTGGCCCGGGCCCGCACCGTCGAGGGGCGCGGCTACTACTTCGATTTCCTCGAATTCGAGGCAAGCGACGCCAAGAACAATACGCCCTCCACCCCGTGCATTTCGCTGATCTACGCCATGGACAAGCAGCTGGAGCGGATGTTCGCCGAGGGGTTCGAACAACGCTGGGCCAGGCATCGGGCCCTGGCCGACTTCGTGCGGGGCTGGGTGTCGGACCGCGGGTACGGTTTCTTCGCCGAGGAGGCCTACCGTTCCATGACCCTTACCTGTGCCGTAAACTCCCGTGGCACCGATCTTGCTAGCCTCAAAAAGATGCTTGGCGAGCGGGGCTTCGCCTTTGACGACGGCTACGGCAAGATCAAGGGGAAGACCTTCCGGATTCCCCATATGGGGGATATGCAGCGTTCCGACCTGGAGGAGTTCCTTGCTGTGATTGATGAATGCCTCGCCGTACTCGGTTAA
- a CDS encoding ferredoxin encodes MARRPWVDQEACISCGLCVSVCPGVFRFAENGKSEAYDPAGASEQEIQQAIDGCPVQAISWKE; translated from the coding sequence ATGGCACGAAGACCATGGGTGGATCAGGAAGCGTGCATAAGCTGCGGACTCTGCGTGTCGGTCTGCCCCGGCGTATTCCGGTTCGCCGAGAACGGCAAATCGGAGGCCTACGATCCGGCAGGGGCCTCGGAGCAGGAAATCCAGCAGGCCATCGATGGCTGTCCGGTCCAGGCAATCAGTTGGAAGGAGTAG
- the pckA gene encoding phosphoenolpyruvate carboxykinase (ATP): MRLNDITRGTGLEEHGITNANLIYWTPPTAVLYEQIVKRGEGLVTHLGAVAVKTGHYTGRAANEKFIVDEPSSNDHIAWGKVNQPFDSAKFDALFGRMLAYLHGKDIFVQECFAGCSPDHRLPVRVITERAWHSLFARNMFVRATPEELVGFKPGFTVIDLPAFHAIPSVDGTNTETFIIVNFEKRLIIIGGTSYAGEIKKSIFTILNYLLPQHKNVLSMHCSANVGEKDDVAVFFGLSGTGKTTLSADPRRRLIGDDEHGWDNSGVFNFEGGCYAKIINLSPEAEPEIYQTTRRFGTILENVAIDTVSRRIDLNDDSFTENTRASYPITHIPNIVKSGMGGHPTNIIMLTCDAFGVLPPIARLTPDQAMYHFLSGYTAKVAGTEAGITEPQAAFSACFGAPFMALHPSVYAKLLGEKIARHGVSCWLVNTGWSGGPYGVGSRMKIAYSRALVNAAIDGTLNAGSFVKDQFFGLDIPTGCSGVPAEVLNPKNTWVDKTKYDETATMLVERFRKNFEQYRSYVSAGVAEVM; the protein is encoded by the coding sequence GTGAGACTGAACGACATAACCAGAGGCACCGGGCTCGAGGAGCATGGGATTACCAACGCGAACCTCATCTACTGGACCCCCCCGACCGCCGTGCTCTACGAGCAGATCGTGAAGCGGGGCGAGGGGCTCGTGACCCATCTGGGCGCCGTTGCGGTGAAGACCGGCCATTACACCGGCCGGGCAGCCAACGAGAAGTTCATTGTCGATGAGCCCTCCAGCAACGACCACATCGCCTGGGGCAAAGTGAACCAGCCCTTCGACTCCGCCAAATTCGACGCCCTCTTCGGCCGGATGCTGGCCTATCTCCATGGCAAGGACATTTTCGTTCAGGAGTGCTTTGCGGGGTGCAGCCCCGACCACCGGCTTCCGGTCAGGGTCATCACTGAGCGTGCCTGGCACTCCCTCTTCGCCCGCAACATGTTCGTGCGGGCAACCCCCGAGGAGTTGGTCGGCTTCAAGCCGGGTTTCACGGTCATCGACCTCCCCGCTTTCCACGCAATCCCCTCCGTGGACGGCACCAACACCGAGACCTTCATCATCGTCAACTTCGAAAAGAGGCTCATCATCATCGGCGGCACCAGCTATGCCGGCGAGATCAAAAAATCCATCTTCACCATCCTCAACTACCTCCTTCCCCAGCACAAGAATGTCCTCTCCATGCATTGCTCCGCCAACGTGGGAGAGAAAGACGACGTGGCAGTCTTCTTCGGCCTTTCCGGCACCGGCAAGACCACCCTCTCCGCCGACCCGCGGCGCCGGCTCATCGGTGACGACGAGCACGGCTGGGACAACAGCGGCGTCTTCAACTTCGAGGGGGGGTGCTATGCCAAGATCATCAACCTCTCTCCCGAGGCCGAGCCGGAGATCTACCAGACCACGCGGCGCTTCGGAACGATACTGGAAAACGTGGCCATCGACACCGTGAGCCGGCGCATCGACCTGAACGACGACTCCTTCACCGAGAATACCCGGGCCTCGTACCCCATCACCCACATCCCGAACATCGTGAAATCGGGGATGGGGGGACATCCGACCAATATCATCATGCTCACCTGCGACGCCTTCGGGGTCCTTCCCCCCATTGCCCGGCTCACCCCTGACCAGGCCATGTACCACTTCCTCTCCGGCTACACCGCCAAGGTGGCCGGTACCGAGGCAGGGATCACCGAGCCCCAGGCGGCCTTTTCCGCCTGCTTCGGCGCTCCCTTTATGGCGCTCCACCCGTCGGTCTACGCCAAGCTTCTCGGTGAGAAAATAGCCCGGCATGGGGTCAGCTGCTGGCTCGTGAACACCGGCTGGAGTGGCGGCCCCTACGGCGTCGGCTCCCGCATGAAGATCGCCTACTCCCGCGCCCTGGTCAACGCCGCCATCGACGGGACCCTCAATGCCGGTTCCTTCGTGAAGGACCAGTTCTTCGGCCTTGACATCCCCACCGGCTGCTCCGGTGTCCCCGCCGAGGTCCTCAATCCGAAGAACACCTGGGTCGACAAAACGAAGTACGACGAAACCGCAACTATGCTCGTGGAGCGTTTCCGCAAGAACTTCGAGCAGTATCGCTCCTATGTTTCAGCCGGAGTGGCAGAGGTCATGTAG
- a CDS encoding cytochrome c3 family protein: MALRKTAGYLWNPISLIGLLLAFVGTGLIIAFLAMEMITGVEHPYIGLLTYFAFPGMLIFGLILVPVGAWMVRNRRRKEEEDIPPYPRMDFNDPHKRRLFIFFVLASVIFVLIVSVASILGFEFTESTTFCGELCHTVMTPEHTAWKNSPHARVKCVECHVGPGAEWYVKAKISGLRQVWAVATHSYPTPIETPIENLRPARDTCEHCHWPEKFYSGRQKIFYHYAPNKENTPREINMLINIGGAPKSPHAKGIHWHIGTEVYYISRDKKRLDIPYIAVKQKDGSFVEYMSTETPLTRDEIAKAKKRLMDCTDCHNRPTHIYKSPGQEMDEHIVSGLIDPALPYIKKIGVELLEKPYKTQQEAFTAIAAKLPEYYATNYPEVSKTKAAAINQAVTQVKDIYSRNFFPEMKVSWNTYPNHIGHFYTPGCFRCHDGKHKSIDGKKTISKDCNMCHTMISQTQENIPAGKQVKDFVHPVDIGDEIHKTNCSDCHMSGGEDVPGGGKH, from the coding sequence ATGGCTTTGCGCAAGACGGCAGGTTATCTCTGGAACCCGATCAGCCTCATCGGTCTGCTCCTGGCGTTCGTGGGAACCGGTCTCATCATCGCGTTCCTCGCGATGGAGATGATCACCGGGGTCGAACACCCCTACATCGGACTTCTGACCTACTTTGCCTTCCCGGGGATGCTCATCTTCGGGCTCATCCTGGTCCCGGTCGGCGCGTGGATGGTCCGGAACCGTCGGCGCAAGGAGGAGGAAGATATCCCCCCCTACCCCCGGATGGATTTCAACGATCCCCACAAGCGCCGCCTCTTCATCTTCTTCGTCCTGGCAAGCGTCATCTTCGTCCTGATCGTTTCGGTGGCGTCGATCCTCGGCTTCGAGTTCACCGAGTCGACCACCTTCTGCGGCGAACTCTGCCACACGGTCATGACTCCCGAGCACACGGCCTGGAAGAACTCTCCCCATGCACGGGTGAAATGCGTCGAGTGTCACGTGGGCCCCGGCGCCGAATGGTACGTCAAAGCGAAGATCTCCGGCCTGCGCCAAGTATGGGCCGTTGCGACCCACAGCTATCCGACCCCCATCGAGACCCCCATCGAGAACCTCCGCCCGGCGCGGGACACCTGTGAACACTGCCACTGGCCCGAGAAGTTCTATTCCGGTCGCCAGAAGATCTTCTATCACTATGCACCCAACAAGGAGAACACCCCCCGCGAGATCAACATGCTGATCAACATCGGTGGCGCTCCCAAATCGCCCCATGCCAAGGGTATCCACTGGCACATCGGCACCGAGGTCTACTACATCTCCCGGGACAAGAAGCGCCTCGACATCCCCTACATCGCGGTCAAGCAAAAGGACGGCTCCTTCGTGGAGTACATGAGCACCGAGACCCCCTTGACCAGGGACGAGATCGCCAAGGCCAAGAAGCGGCTCATGGACTGCACCGACTGCCACAACCGGCCGACCCACATCTACAAGTCGCCGGGGCAAGAGATGGACGAGCACATCGTCTCCGGGCTCATCGACCCGGCGCTCCCGTACATCAAGAAAATTGGCGTTGAACTTCTGGAGAAACCCTATAAGACCCAGCAAGAGGCCTTTACCGCCATCGCGGCGAAGCTCCCCGAGTACTACGCCACCAATTACCCGGAGGTCAGCAAGACCAAGGCCGCGGCCATCAACCAGGCGGTGACCCAGGTGAAGGATATCTACTCACGGAACTTCTTCCCCGAGATGAAGGTCTCCTGGAACACCTACCCGAACCACATCGGCCACTTCTACACCCCCGGCTGCTTCCGCTGCCACGACGGCAAGCACAAGTCCATCGACGGGAAGAAAACCATCTCCAAGGACTGCAACATGTGCCACACCATGATCAGCCAGACCCAGGAGAACATTCCGGCCGGCAAGCAGGTGAAGGACTTTGTTCACCCGGTGGATATCGGGGATGAAATCCACAAGACCAACTGCAGCGACTGCCACATGTCAGGCGGCGAAGACGTGCCGGGTGGCGGAAAGCACTAG